DNA from Equus asinus isolate D_3611 breed Donkey chromosome 17, EquAss-T2T_v2, whole genome shotgun sequence:
ACCCTCTGCTTCCCGTTcgtcttcctcctgggcctcctgCCGCAGGTCAACACCTGCCTCATGTACCTGCTGGAGCAGATAGATATGCACGGCTTTGGGGGCACAGGTATGGGGCCCACAGAGGGCTTGGGAGTCGGGGCAGTGTGGGGCCAGGAGGGGCCTTGGATTAGGTCTGTGGTTCCAGCCCTTAGCTGAGCTTTTCCACCATCTGTACTGTGGACTCCTCACCCatcctttcccctttctccccaGGCAAGTCCTTTAAACCAGAGAGCGCCAGAAACTCTGAGGGCCtctcagggctgggggaggcagagaaCAATGGCCTGGGGCCGGGGTCCCGGGGAGACTAGCCTCTGGGAGTTGAGGGGCAGTTGGTGGGGAGTCGGGTGCCAGAAGGGGGGAGCTGGGCTTCACCTGCTGTTCCTCCCCTCACAGCCGCCACCAGCCCGCTCACTGCTGTCTTCAGCCTCTCCCGCAGCCTGCTGGCTGCTGCTCTGCTCTATGGCTTCTGCCTTGGGGCCATCAAGGTAGAGGTGACCTGTGGGTGGGGGGCATGCTGAGGCCCGGGGGGGGGGGTCGTTGGGATAGGGCTGTGAATCGGCCTCAGCAGTGGCTTTTCCCGTGGGGGGCACCCCCCCGTGCTTACCCTCACCTCCCCTGACCAGCATGGGTTCTCTCCCCAGACTCCTTGGCCGGAGCAGCACGTCCCTGTCCTCTTCTCCGTCTTCTGTGGCCTCCTGGTGGCGCTGTCCTACCACCTGAGCCGGCAGAGCAGTGACCCCACTGTGCTCTGGTGGGTGCCTGCATGTGCCTGTCcgtatgcacacacgtgtgtgtgtgtgtgtctgtgcatggcaggggcttgggggggggggggtctgtggGTCTGTGCATGTGCCTGCCACCCACTGACCCTGAAGCCTGTGGGAGAAGGGGGCGGCCTCCCCAGACCTGGGCCCCTGACTCTCCTCACCCACGCTAGGTCTCTGATCCGGAGCAAGCTGTTCCCTGAGCTGGAGGAGCGGAGCTTGGAGACAGCTCGGGCTGAGCCCCCAGACCCACTGCCGGATAAGATGCGCCAGTCGGTGGTGAGGGGCCCGGGGGTGGGGTTCTAGCCTTGGGGTCCGGGGCTGAGAGAGGGGGTATGGTCAGCCACTGGCGGCGGGCGCCTCAGCTGGTGTTTCCTGGCCCTGCAGCGTGAGGTCCTGCACTCCGACCTAGTGATGTGTGTTGTCATCGCTGTGCTCACCTTTGCCATCAGCGCCAGCACCGTCTTCATTGCCCTGAAGGTTTGTGTGGTACAGGCCCCCCCACGCCCCCTTAGTCTTTGCAGGAGCCAGTCTGATCTGAGGGTCTTGGGCAGCTCCGGCCTCGTGTCCTTCGCCCCTCCTGCCCGTTGGCCCACTCCCCTTGGCTGAGCTCTGGCCTCTCCCTCTTGCAGTCAGTGCTGGGTTTCGTGTTGTATGCGCTGGCTGGGGCCGTGGGCTTCTTCACACATTACCTGCTGCCACAGCTCCGCAAACAGCTGCCCTGGTTCTGCCTGTCGCAGCCCGTGCTGAAGCCGCTGGAGTACAGCCAGTACGAAGTGCGCGGTGAGTGTGCGCCCTGGGCTGGGACCCCTCTTCCCCTGCCACCCTCATTTCCTGGCTCACCTCCAGCCTGATGGGAGTGGGTCCTCCGCTCAGAGGGCCAGCAGGGGGCAGCCTCTGCCCACACTGCCCTGTCTGTGCCGGCCCTGGCCCTCGCTGTCCCTGTGGCCCTTCACTGCCCTGTGTGCCCTCTCCTGCCGGCTGTGCCCCAGCTCGGCCCTGCTTTGTTCTCACCCAGTCTGCTCTGCCCGCCTTGCTTTCTCTGAGGAGTTGGAGAAAGTAGAATTCCAGGGCCCTAATGGGATCTCTTGTCCAGAGTTACAGCCTGGTTGCCAAGGGACTGGATCTGCCTGGCTCACATTTTCACCTGGGTTGTGCCACAGAGTCACCCTTGAGGTGATGTTTAAACCTCTgcatttggggccggcccagtggcacagcagttaagttcacacattcctgttcggcagcctggggttcaccggtttggatcctgggtgcggacatggcactgcttgtcaaaccatgctgtggcaggcgtcccacatataaagtagaagaagatgggcacggatgttagctcagggccagtcttcctcagcaaaaagagaaggattggcagcagatgttagctcagggctaatcttcctcaaaaaaaaaaaaaaacccaacctggATTTGTTACATGAAAACCCACGTCTTCTTGTTCTTAAACAATAAAAGATTCTGCCCACTGGGCCAGCATCTGTGCCACATTATAGCATGTGGCCCCAGTCAGCTTGAGCCCAGAAGGGGCCTACATTTTCAGGTCACCATGTACTTGGACTTCACCCAGCCTGCCCTGGCTCTGGTGGGCATCTGCGATGTCCTTGTCAGCCTCATTTTCGCAGACAGCAGAACGGGCAGAACACCTGCCCCAAGCCCCTGACATGCCTTGTCGGGGCCTCGTCGCCTGTGTTTGGGCTGCTGAAGATCAGCCTCCCCCACGAAGTCTCTAGGGACCCAGAACACCACATCCTGTGGTTTGCCCTCTCTCAGGGTTCCCTCTGAGAGCGCACCTGTCCCGGCCGTGCACTGGAAGGGGAGTGTGGAGGGCCAGGTGCAGCCAACAGGCCCACCTTCTGTTGTAGGCGCTGCCCAGGTGATGTGGTTTGAGAAGCTGTACGCCGGCCTGCAGTGCGTTGAGAAGTATCTCATCTACCCTGCCGTGGTGCTCAACGCCCTCACGGTGGATGCCCACGCTGTTGTCAGCCACCCGGACAAGTTCTGCCTCTAGTGAGGGCCACCCACTCCCTACCATCCCACCGTCTATATTCCCAAGTGAcagtggggacactgaggcccagagagggaatgAGACTTGCCTCAGTTGCCCAGTGAGCTAAAGGAGGACTCCAGCTCCTGACACACTTTCCACTGAAGCAGTTGCTTCTGAAAGCAGATGTATCGCCCAAACATGTCTAAAGGGGGTGACCCTAAAGAGGAGGACGCTAAGAGACATTGGCCCAAAAGAGCAGGGTACAGCCAAGCAGAGCCCAGGCCAGGGCGGGCAAGTGATGGGCACCCACACACACTGCCCCCGGAACCCCTGCCCGGCCCCTAACACCGCCCTCCTTGCCCGTAGCTGCCGGGCGCTGCTGATGACTGTGGCTGGGCTGAAGCTGCTGCGCTCGGCCTTTTGCTGCCCGCCCCAGCAGTACCTGACCTTGGCCTTCACCGTCCTGCTCTTCCACTTCGACTACCCGCGCCTCTCCCAGGGCTTTCTGCTTGACTACTTCCTCATGTCCCTGCTCTGCAGCAAGGTGAGCTGGAGGCCGTGGGGTAGCCTCCAGGCCATGCGGCAGGAGCAGACCTCCTCTGCCTTGGTCAGGGGGAACTTGCTCAGGGCCCTCAGCCTCTGTAGCTGCTGCTGCGTATTAGCCCCACCGTGGGCCTTCACAGGAAGTTGTGGTTTAAGTGACTCGCTTCAGGTCCCCCAGAGAATTGCTGGCGAGTCAGGATTTGACTCTAGGCCTGTCTGACTTCACAGCCCTTTCTCTGAATCACTGTACTTGACCACCTTTCTCATAAGCAGTTCATGTAGTTAGGACTTGGCCTTTGTCCTCTGGGCTCTGCCGCTGTGTCAGCCACAGCCCTCGAGAGCAGTTCAGAGCCAAGCTTCAGAAAGCCCTGGGGCCTGGGTGTCTGTGAACTGCTCCGCCACACTGCAGGATTCCCTGAGCCGGGGCTGGGAGGTCACTGTGAACAAAGGACTGTCCTCTGGCACTGTACTGGGGGCCTTCAGTGGGGTCCCAGCACAGGCTGGAGCCTTTTCCTTACTCGGGCATTCTAGTCTGGTTTTCTGGTCTGGCTCAGGATAGGGAAGATCCAAACTGTCCCTCTCTGAGGGCAGGACCGGGACTGTCTCTTGACTTTCAGTCCCCTAGTCAAGGCCCAGCCTCATCACTGACTGAGTGGCGTGGCCTGAGCAAGTCGTTTATCTGCTCTGCTTTCTCCAAACCTCAActttcccatctgtgaagtgggacaGCAGTGGGAAGCTCCCAGGATGATCGCGGGAATTAAATGGCTCATGCCCCTTCGAGTGGTTGCTTTGCTGGGAGTTGCTAATGGTGGTCACAGGGGCTTTGAGCCAGGTCCAGAGAGAAAGAGCTGGGAGTGATCTGGAGCTAGCCTCCCATGTGGGCAGCTGGTGGGGTGGCCCCCAAGCCTTGAATGCGTACTTGGTAGGCCCCACCTCTGTGAGTGACCTGCGTGTCTttcacctcctcccctctccgGCCTGCCAGCTGTGGGACCTGCTGTACAAGCTGCGTTTTGTGCTGACCTACATCGCGCCCTGGCAGATCACCTGGGGCTCGGCTTTCCACGCTTTTGCCCAGCCCTTCGCCGTGCCACGTACCTGGCCTGCCACCCGCTGCCTGGGTGGGGGGTGCAGGGAGGGCCATGGCCAGGGATGAGGGGCGCGGGGTGGGCTAGCGGGGAGCTGAGGGGTGgcgagggaggctggggagggtcCTGTGTGCCTGCCGTCTCCTTGACTCGGGCCCAGACTCGGCCATGCTGTTCGTTCAGGCTCTCCTCTCTGCACTCTTCTCCACGCCACTCAACCCCCTGCTGGGCAGCGCCGTCTTCATCATGTCCTATGCGAGGCCCCTCAAGTTCTGGGAGCGCGACTACAAGTGAGTCTCGTGGCAGACAGGCGCGTCACTCAGGGGGACCCAGGGAGGAGTGGGCCTTGCGGGTGGGAAAGGTtgctgggagggagggtgagTTTGGACCCAAGGCTGGATGGGCCACAGAGAGGGTCCCACAGCGCGGACCTGAGAGCTCGGCACGGTGGGCTTCAGGTGGCTGGTTTGATGAGGGTGAAACCCGAGCCACACCAAGGCCTCGGGCTCCCACCCTGGGCTCCCTGGCTGTGTGCTCctgtccctgagcctcagtctcctcctgtGTGATGGCGCTGTCATGGCGTCCTCCCAGAGCGCAGGCGTGTGGGCTTGGAGAGGACTCGATGGTGGGCCAGCGGGGAATCGTCATCGGAACCCCCGGCAGCCTCACCCTCCCAGCCAACTGTGTTGTTGCTCTGTCTCTGAACAGCACTAAACGTGTGGATCATTCTAACACCCGCCTAGTCACGCAGCTGGACCGGAACCCCGGTGTGTATGCAGCCATCCAGGGGCTTTAGGGTGGAGCTTCCTGGGGGAGGGAGCCTTGCTTACTTGTCACCTTGtccatgtgtctgtctgtcttggGTCCCAGGCGCTGACGACAACAACCTCAACTCCATCTTCTACGAGCACTTGACGCGCTCGCTGCAGCACACGCTGTGTGGGGACCTGGTGCTGGGCCGCTGGGGCAACTACGGCCCTGGCGACTGCTTCGTCCTGGCCTCCGACTACCTCAACGCCCTGGTGCACCTCATCGAGGTTGGCAATGGCCTCGTCACCTTCCAGCTGCGTGGCCTTGAGTTCCGGGGTGAGCCGCAGGGCCTGGGCCTGACGTGGGGCACTGTGTTTCCTAGTGCCTGAGGGCTGGATCCGAGTCCAGCTCTGCCTTGGTTTGCTGGGTGACCCTGAGCAAGGCCTCTTCCTCCCTGGGCCTGGGTTTCCCAGTCTGAGCAGTGACGTGGCAGGGCCTCCTTGGGCCAACCCTGTCCCTGCCCTAACTTTGGGTCCTTGGTGACTGAACTGTTGCTGTGGTGAATGCCTGGGTCTGGAGCTCTGGGTTCTCCTGCCAGCTCCCACTGGCCTGCTCTGTGGTCTCGGGCATGGCCCTGGTTGGGTGCCACACATAACCCCTGGTAAGTGAGCCAGCTCCTTGCCCTCAGGAGGACGTACATGTTGACGCCAGCATCAGAAGAGGCCCCTGAGCGTGCACAGGGGCTCCAAGCACAGCTGATGAGCACATGAACCTGAACAAGTCACCtgtctttgagcttcagtttttgccTCTATAAATGAGGGACCAGAGCCCTGTTCCCCACCCACTGTGGCTGCGGGGagtcaggaagagaaagggacTTATTTCTTGTTTCATTCAGTAACACTTCCTCACACGGCACCCCAGGCGGGAGGATGAATGGCGCGGGCCTCCGGCACCACGCCTGGGCCCTCGCCTGCGAGGAGGCCCCCTCACTGGTCGCCCCTCCCCCGCAGGTACGTACTGCCAGCAGCGCGAGGTGGAGGCCATCACGGAGGGCGTGGAGGAGGACgagggctgctgctgctgtgaacCTGGCCACCTGCCACGGGTCCTGTCCTTCAATGCCGCCTTCGGGCAGCGCTGGCTGGCCTGGGAGGTGACAGCCAGCAAGTACGTGCTGGAGGGCTATAGCATCAGCGACAACAACGCTGCCTCCATGCTTCAGGTCTTCGACCTCCGCAAGATCCTCATCACCTACTACGTCAAGGTACGGTGGCAGGCGGGCGGCTGGGCAGCGGGGTCCCTGCCGGCGACCACGCACTAACCAGGAGTGTCCTGAGCGCCAGCTTCTGGATCACTGAGAACTTCTTTTGCTCAGGGGAAGCTGAGGCTTTTGAGAGTATAAGCATCCCCCAGGGTGCCACCACTGCACAACTGGCCTCGGGGGCCTCGCGGCCTGTGTGGCTCTTAACAGTGGGGTGCCTGGGACGGGGCTCCTTGTCACCCTCTTCCAGAAGGCTCACCTTGGGCAGGAAGTGTTGGGGGCAGGTGGGCAGCACGTGCATGGATTCCCTCTCAGGGCTGCTGGTCTCAGGAGGGGCAGTTGTGAAGCCAACCTTCTAGACCACCAGGCCCCATGCCGCATGTCCCACCAGTGTAGAATGGCGATAATGCTAATACTGGTGATGTTAGTGACAGTTTAGGAGCAGCTGCCAAGCAGTGGTGCTTCCCCCGGGTCAGGCTGTGTGGCAAGCACCTCTCCTGAGCTGGGTGAGGCCCACCACACCCTCCAGGAGAGGTCCCACTGTCTCAGATGTGGAAGTGGCTTGCAGAGGGAAAGCGATTTGCCTGAGGCTCCAGAATCAAGagaaggtggcagagccaggcatAGACCCAGACCCAGgcctgggcctccctccctcagcctgggTGCTCCAAGCTGTGCCTGGGGGTCTCAAGACCTCTTGAGGGAGGTGGGGATCGTGAGGCACAGTGTGGGGTCCAGAAGGAGCCCTGGACTGAGTTCTGAGAAACCTGGGATGTCACCTCCATTGctttgcctcagtttaccccctTGAGATGTGGGGATTATTGTAGTTCTGTGAGAAGGCAGGAATGATGAGGCTTTGTGGCCCCCACTGTGGGAGTCGGGTGTGTTGGTGGTCACAGTCCGGGTCCCCTTGTGCCCTCTTAGCATCTGTTCTGGGGCTCCCTGTCAGGGGCCTGGAGGGGCCTCCTCTGGGGCCCAGGTGAGCCTGCACCTGCTCCTTGAAGTTCTCTCGAGGGCGGTCCTATGTATCCCTCAGCTGTCCTTTTGCCTCCAGCGGATAGCCCATCTGTGCCATACGTCCGGGAAGCTATAATCTCTCTGTCGTTTTTTCCATCTACGCATCCATTCTTAGGGAAGGCTTTGTCAGCCCCCCACCCCTCGCTTTCACCAAAAAAGAGGCTGTGGTCCAGACAGGGACATTCCCAGCCCAGGGGCACCCAGGGGTCATGGgcctgcccaccttcctctcccaTTTCGAGAGAGGTGCTCTTCCCAGGTCACCCGGCTGCCTCCCAAAAGCCCCGCTCCAGGCCCATGCAGCCTTCTCACAGCTGGGCCCCAGGCGCCCGGCCAGGCCCGGGCTGGCAGGCTGAGATGAGCTCCACCCCTGCCAAGTGTATAGTCCCACAGGGAAGCCAACTTGCCACGGCTAGAGCTGCTGCCAGGGCTGGGCAGAATCAGCCGGGGAGAAGTGCCTGGAGGACCAGAAACGGAGTGTGGGGTGAAGTTTGGAAGGAAGAGTAGGGGCTgctgtgggcagggcctgggggggAAGGTGTGCAGGACAGCTCCTCCAGCCTGGGGGAGTGCAAGGATGTGTCTGGTCCAGCCCTCGGGGCTGGCAGAGCAGCCAGAGCCCCTCCTGTGTGGCTTCAGCCCCCTCACTGTCCCCTCTCCACCTCGCCCCTCCCCTGGAGTCATGAAGTGCAGTTAAGTGAGAAACTCGGTGCAGCCCCCGCAGCTGTGGAGATACCGGCCCCCACATCCGCCCGCAGCCACGCCTCGGGGTCCTCGCAACATTTCCAAGCCCAGGCCTGTTAGTTATCCTGTTTGATCTTTTTAGCAACCCTTAGAAGAGGCAGGGCCCATACACTTGGCcccttttacagctgaggaaactgaggccacagACCTGCTTCTGCACTTAGGTGGGGCTGAGAGCAGGAAAGGCACCCCAGTCGTGAGGCCTGCGCGGTTTCACTGAGCAGACGCCAGCGAACGCTCACAGGTGTGAGCTGTTACAGCTAGAGCCACGCCAGGGCTGGGTCCCAGGACAGCTGGGGTGTCACAGAAGAGTGGCAGCGGCAGAAGTTAAGGGAGCACTTACTCTTTGTCAGACaggctcctccctccacccctgagGGTTTTCCTTTCTGGTTCTTCTTGGGGCCTCTGGTGGGACTATTGAGACGCCCTCTGGGCAACAAGGTCAGTCCAGAGCTGGTCTTCCTGGAGCTGGAAGCTTCCCCACAGCCATTCTCCCCCTACTCACCCCACTCAGCTCCTGGTCCTCCTTCCTCTGGTTAAAGGGACAGCCCAGCCCTCCCCAGACTGCCCACCCACCTGCCCACAGCCAAGCTGATGCTGGGGCCAGGCTCCCAGCTGCCAGGCAAGCCCCCCCGTAGCTGTGGCCTCCAGGTGCCCCCCCAGGGAGCTCTTTGAGGCCCTGGGTTCTTCCCAGCTTGTACTGTGGTCCTTTTGCGCAGGCTCTTGGCCTCTCCCGGCCCCCCAGAGCCACACTGCTGGATGCTTCTACTCCTGCATGCCCTCTGTTTGTGGCCAGCTGCACtaccctccccagccctggactCCCTACCCCTTAGCCAggcagagggccagccccatcggCTCCATCCCAGGGCGGTACGTGGCATTTCAGTAACCACTGGCTGCCAGCTGCCAGCCTTGCACTGCCCAtctgtcctggctctgccaaCTGCCTGCCCTCCTCAAGCTCCTCTCCCTTTGCCCAAACCCCTGGTTAGAAACCTGCAGTCTCTTAACGGGTCCAGGAGCCCCAACTGGACACAGGACGCTGTGCCTCTATCTTTTTTCTGAGGGGAACCCTTGTGGCTGTCACACTTCAGCTGCCTAGAGGGACCTGTGACCCAGGGGCACTTAGACTCCCTGGCCTGCAGGCAGCCCCACCATCTCAGCCTGACCTTCCAAGGCCTCTGAGATCTGGATCCCACAGCCTCGTGGTGTCCAGGGTCCCAGGGTTCCGATCCCAGCTCAGTCTGCCCTGCTCTGTATCCTCAGGCAAGCCTGCCctgtctttgagcctcagtttccctcacaaATGGGGCATCTTCTGAGGCAAGCATGCAAGCCCTTGGCGCAGTGAAGGACCCTCCAGGGGCCACTCTGTGAGGCGGACTGCTTCTGTTGGCTTCCTCgctcctcctccctggcctggtggagcagcacAGCCTTGCCCCTGTGGCTTCAGGGAGCTGAGATGGACACAGGATAGGCATCCTAGGAAGCAGACTTCAGCTCAGTCAaaggggaagcctcttcaccctgaCGCTCTCTGCTCCATTTGCGGGGCTAGGGTACTGCCCCTGTCTCTGGTCCCAACCCTGAcgcctcccctctccttccagaGCATCATCTACTATGTGAGCCGCTCACCAAAGCTGGAGGCGTGGCTAAGCCACGAAGGCATTGCAGCAGCCCTGCGGCCTGTGCGGGCGCCTGGCTATGCGGACTCGGACCCCACCTTCTCACTGAGCGTGGATGAGGACTATGACCTTCGCCTTTCCGGCCTCTCGCTGCCCTCCTTCTGCGCGGTGCACCTCGAGTGGATCCAGTACTGCGCCTCTCGGCGGAGCCAGGTCAGGTCACCCTACGCTGGGGCTGCCTTCTCCCCACtctgcttctcccctccctgtgTGGGGTCCTCTCACCCTCGGCCTCCCTTGGCCCCCACCCCAAGTTACCTGACCCAGGTCTGAGCTGGGCTCTTGGGGATGGGGTCTTTGTGCCACAGCCCGTGGACCAGGATTGGAACTCCCCGCTGGTTACACTGTGTTTTGGTCTGTGTGTGCTGGGCCGCCGGGCCCTGGGGACAGCCTCACACAGCATGTCTGCCAGGTGAGTGCGCACAGGTCCAGCTGGGCCTACTGCTCTCCCCTCCACCCACTCTGTGAAGAGCTCCGGGCCAGAGGCCCCCAGGAACCACATCAGTCCTTCCTTCCATGTGATTCTTTTCTGTGGGCAAGGGAATCTCCCACTTGTGACCTTGCCTGCTCCTTGCCACCTTGTGAGGGAGCTGGGCAGAGACTGACCTCCTTGtcaagatggggaaactgaggcccagcatgAAGACAGGGCTTGGCTCAGACCACTGCACGTAGAGCCAGAGCTCTGAACCTTCGCGCTCACTCCCTGCCTTTCTTCCCCAGCCTGGAGCCCTTCCTCTATGGCCTGCACGCCCTGTTCAAGGGGGACTTCCGCATCACCTCCCCACGAGACGAGTGGGTCTTTGCCGACATGGACCTGCTTCATCGAGTGGTGGCGCCTGGGGTTCGCATGGCCCTCAAGCTTCACCAGGTGGGGAGAGGTGTGCCTGGGCAGGGTGGGCGAGTAGAGGATGAAGCCCCTCCTGATGGCAGGGACCACTGACCCTGGCCCCCACGTCCTGCCCATAGGACCACTTCACATCCCCAGATGAGTATGAGGAGCCAGCTGCCCTGTATGATGCCATCGCAGCCAACGAGGAGCGGCTGGTCATCTCACACGAGGGCGACCCGGCCTGGCGCAGCGCCATCCTCAGCAACACGCCCTCGCTGCTGGCACTGCGCCACGTCCTGGATGACGCCTCTGATGAGTACAAGATCATCATGCTCAACCGGCGCCACCTTAGCTTCCGAGTCATCAAGGTGGGGATGGCCCACCCACCTGACCCGGCCCCCTCCCTGGTGCCAGCCTCCTGACCCTTGCGTGTGGCTGCCCGCAGGTGAACCGCGAGTGTGTGCGAGGCCTGTGggccgggcagcagcaggagctggtgTTCCTGCGCAACCGGAACCCCGAGCGGGGCAGCATCCAGAACGCTAAACAGGCGCTGCGCAACATGATCAACTCCTCCTGCGACCAGCCGCTGGGCTACCCCATCTACGTGTCGCCCCTCACCACCTCGCTGGCTGGCAGCCACCCCCAGCTGCGGGCGCTGTGGGGGGGCCCCGTCAGCCTGGGTGCCATCGCCCGCTGGGTTCTGCACAGCTGGGAGAGGTGAGCCCTGAATGCAGCCCCTAGCCCGTGAAGCCAGGTTCATggagcaggaaactgaggctgagagagacgAAGccgctccctccttgctctcagCGTGAGGAAGTGCTGGAGCCAGGACTGAGCCTGAGAGCTGACCCCCTCCCAGAGCTGACCTGACTCCAccgccccctctccccccacAGAGCTGAAGGTGGCCTTTGTCCTTAACAGCCGTTGATAATGTCTTCCTTAAAAGAGCCCACAAAGTTGATGGGAAAATTTCTTAGAGACAGGACCCTAGAGCTCAGAGATGTTAGGTGACTTGTCCTAGGGCTGGGGGCTTATGTTCGTGAGCTCTCTGGCCCTACCCCCGCCAACTCTTCTCCACTgctgccccacctccccaggctTCATAAGGGCTGTGGTGCTGGCTGCAATAGTGGTGGCAACGTGGATGACTCGGACTGTGGCGGAGGTGGTGGCTTGACCTCCCTCAGCAATAACCCCCCCTTGGCACACACCACACCTGAGAACACAGCAGGTGAGCTGGCGAGACCAGGCTGAACCAGTGGGTGAGGAGGACAGCCTGGCTGAGGTCTCTGCCCTCTTATCTGTCTCCCACAGGCAGTGGCGACCAATCCCTCCCACCAGGCCCTGGCTGGGGCCCGCGGCCCTCCCTGAGTGGCTCTGGTGATGGACGCCCCCCtcctctgctgcagtggcctccCCCTCGGCTGCCTGGGCCGCCCCCTGCTTCGCCCACCCCCACCGAGGGTCCCCGGCCCTCAAGGCCCCCTGGCCCTGGTCCCCTCAGTTCTGAGGGTCCCAGTGGGAAGTGGAGCCTTGGGGGTCGGAAGGGCCTGGGGGCATCCGAAGGGGAGCCGGCCTCAGGGAGTCCCAAAGGAGGCACCCCCAAATCTCAGGTAAGGGTCTTATGGGAAGGTTGAGTCACAGGCAGCTTAGGTGTGCTCTCCCACCAACCTATTTCCCCTCCCCTAGGCGCCCCTAGACCTCAGCCTCAGCCCGGATATCAGTACCAACACCTCGCCCCCCAGAGCGGCCCAGGACATTCCTTGCTTGGACAGCAGTGCTCCCGAGAGCGGCACACCCACTGGGGCCCTGGGTGACTGGCCTGTCCCTGCTGAGGAACGCGAGAGCCCGGCCGCCCAGCCCCTGCTGGAGCATCAGTACTGAGTGGCCTGTTACCCTGGATCCCAGCCCAGGATTCAGTAACTTGGACCCTTGGCCTCTGGCCCTCTCTGCTGGACCACAGAACTGAGTGGCTTTGGCCTCCGCATCTGAACCCTGACCTCTGGCTGCTTTAGCCAGAGCACCAGAACTGAGTGGCCCAGACCTCTGACCTTGACCCCTGATCTCTCATCCCTAGTCTAGGGCCTAGGCTCCCCAAACTGAGGCAGGCAGCCTCCCAGCCAGGCCCTAAGAGCCAAACCCATGGGCTGGTCCCACTTGAAGCCCGTGGCCAGGACTAACTTGGCCTCTGGGCCTGCACTGCCTGCAGGGGCAGCCCCTTGGCCCGGACTTGGGGCTGAAATGTGGGAAGGGtggtttctttgtcttttttttgtctttttttttttttttccgtgcTTCGGAGACACCAGAATTAATAACACTATTTTTGATTTTGGTTGGTGGTTTCTTCTATTTGGGAACGTTTGGGTGGAGGCTAGAGGAGGTGGCCAGGTCAGGGTggatgaggatggagaaggggaCAAAGGATATGGGGCTGGATCATGATGGAGATCAAGGTCAGACCACGGTGGGGTTCAGGTAGGTATGGGTCCCCTTCCTCACAAGCCTCATCCCTTTTCAAGCCTTGATCTGAAGTTCATTTTGTTCAATTTCTCACCCCATATATTCCAAGACTTCCAGCTTCAATGGCTGGTTCCTACAATTAGCAGCTTTGACCTTGGCCAAAGcctttccctgagcctcagtttctctataaAGAGACACACCTGTCTACGGTGTtttaagaataaatgagaaagtgTGTAGAGGAGGGCCCAAGTGCTTAGCAAGAGCGCATGAACGGGCGCAGGTCCTAGCACCTGCAGTGCGACCGGCAGGAGCTGGACACTAGGTGTCCCGCTCTAGCCCTCCGGTTGGTCTGGAAGGCAGGCACACTTGTTTGCTGTTCCCAGccaagggctgggctgggcctggctcGTTTTGGGCTCCGGGGTGGCCCGAAGTCCCCGCCCGCTGCGCTTCCCGCCGCAGCCGGCTGCCGggctggccccgccccctccgccgcggccccgcccccggcagggccccgccccca
Protein-coding regions in this window:
- the PCNX3 gene encoding pecanex-like protein 3 isoform X2, which translates into the protein MGSQVLQILRQGVWASLTGGWFFDPHQSTFSNCFHLYVWIFLLTFPFLLYMVLPPSLMVAGVYCLVVAVIFATIKTVNYRLHAMFDQGEIVEKRNSTIGEPEEAPAQGDSSLPRDPGVEMTVFRKVSSTPPVRCSSQHSVFGFNQVSELLPRMEDSGPLRDIKELVREQGSNNVIVTSADREMLKLNSQEKLIGDLPQTPPGAAPDPSLPSTDSSERSPLAGDGAPWSGSSMADTPMSPLLKGSLSQELSKSFLTLTRPDRALVRTSSRREQRRGAGGYQPLDRRGSGEPLPQKAGSSDSCFSGTDRETLSSFKSEKTNSTHLDSPPGGQAPEGSDTDPPSEAELPASPDAGVPSDDTLRSFDTVIGAGTPPGPAEPLLVVRPKDLALLRPGKRRPPVRRHSPPGHAPRRPLLEGGGFFEDEDTSEGSELSPASSLRSQRRYSTESSSSTSCYSPESSRGAAGGPRKRRAPHGAEEGTAVPPKRPYGTQRTPSTASAKTHARVLSMDGAGGDVLRAPLAGSKAELEAQAGVELAAGEPAVLPTEARRGPAANQPGWRGELQEEGAVGGAAEETGKQDRSSNVRRTQAIRRRHNAGSNPTPPASVMGSPPSLQEAQRGRAASHSRALTLPSALHFASSLLLTRAGANVHEACTFDDTSEGAVHYFYDESGVRRSYTFGLAGGGYENPVGQQGEQAANGAWDRHSHSSSFHSADVPEATGGLNLLQPRPVVLQGMQVRRVPLEIPEFDLLDQDSLHESQEQTLMEEAPPRAQHSYKYWLLPGRWTSVRYERLALLALLDRTRGLVENILGVGLSSLVAFLGYLLLLKGFFTDIWVFQFCLVIASCQYSLLKSVQPDAASPMHGHNWVIAYSRPVYFCICCLLIWLLDALGSAQPFPPVSLYGLTLFSASFFFCARDVATVFTLCFPFVFLLGLLPQVNTCLMYLLEQIDMHGFGGTAATSPLTAVFSLSRSLLAAALLYGFCLGAIKTPWPEQHVPVLFSVFCGLLVALSYHLSRQSSDPTVLWSLIRSKLFPELEERSLETARAEPPDPLPDKMRQSVREVLHSDLVMCVVIAVLTFAISASTVFIALKSVLGFVLYALAGAVGFFTHYLLPQLRKQLPWFCLSQPVLKPLEYSQYEVRGAAQVMWFEKLYAGLQCVEKYLIYPAVVLNALTVDAHAVVSHPDKFCLYCRALLMTVAGLKLLRSAFCCPPQQYLTLAFTVLLFHFDYPRLSQGFLLDYFLMSLLCSKLWDLLYKLRFVLTYIAPWQITWGSAFHAFAQPFAVPHSAMLFVQALLSALFSTPLNPLLGSAVFIMSYARPLKFWERDYNTKRVDHSNTRLVTQLDRNPGADDNNLNSIFYEHLTRSLQHTLCGDLVLGRWGNYGPGDCFVLASDYLNALVHLIEVGNGLVTFQLRGLEFRGTYCQQREVEAITEGVEEDEGCCCCEPGHLPRVLSFNAAFGQRWLAWEVTASKYVLEGYSISDNNAASMLQVFDLRKILITYYVKSIIYYVSRSPKLEAWLSHEGIAAALRPVRAPGYADSDPTFSLSVDEDYDLRLSGLSLPSFCAVHLEWIQYCASRRSQPVDQDWNSPLVTLCFGLCVLGRRALGTASHSMSASLEPFLYGLHALFKGDFRITSPRDEWVFADMDLLHRVVAPGVRMALKLHQDHFTSPDEYEEPAALYDAIAANEERLVISHEGDPAWRSAILSNTPSLLALRHVLDDASDEYKIIMLNRRHLSFRVIKVNRECVRGLWAGQQQELVFLRNRNPERGSIQNAKQALRNMINSSCDQPLGYPIYVSPLTTSLAGSHPQLRALWGGPVSLGAIARWVLHSWERLHKGCGAGCNSGGNVDDSDCGGGGGLTSLSNNPPLAHTTPENTAGSGDQSLPPGPGWGPRPSLSGSGDGRPPPLLQWPPPRLPGPPPASPTPTEGPRPSRPPGPGPLSSEGPSGKWSLGGRKGLGASEGEPASGSPKGGTPKSQAPLDLSLSPDISTNTSPPRAAQDIPCLDSSAPESGTPTGALGDWPVPAEERESPAAQPLLEHQY